A genomic stretch from Rubripirellula reticaptiva includes:
- a CDS encoding proline dehydrogenase family protein yields MADTPETNDSSDVRLAIRLAAQLLAEASKLQTPQERRQQAELDRMICHKADKATLVEMTDQAFRTHSPARVADQLTHLLDVQGIPRFFSPVEQAMLLGFQSFGEYLPGVAVPMVKEKMRRETANVILPAEPELLTRHLRARQSQGVGMNVNLLGEAILGEDETRNRMRRCIEAIRLPDVRCLSVKVSTIDSQISSISRPHTIAKVSDRLETLYRTADREIDPVTGVGKFIYLDMEEYRDLYLTADILCETLDRPGLEQTRAGIALQAYIPDSYPVMQRLIGWSHDRVAKGGTPLTIRLVKGANLELERVEASIAGCAQATYSTKVETDANYKRMLRELIDAAKEGVLRVGLASHNLFDVALGLIWADSIKDTDAIQIEMLEGMANHQRRAISEHADNMLLYAPACRQDEFINAIGYLIRRLDENTGPQNFLRHTYRLKPDTPEFDSLAYDFEKSYAMMTTVSSAPRRNVDRHEPPPCPAPLESGISEHWSAYINEPDTDWAVPANSVWAQEILDRWIVRSGENATEVELWIGDQKVDRDESCLRESFDPSRPGTVVCRYQVAHRSQVEQAVEIALADRSDWKSTDLAKRHRVLRDVAQLLRQRRGDLIGAMVADGGKTVLESDPEVSEAIDFCEFYPLTMLDWANRESLTTSPRGVVAVITPWNFPLAIPCGGIAAAIAAGNTVILKPASETVLVASQVCQAFWDGGVPRDVLQMIPCEDVDAEAGLVANPKVDTVILTGGTSTAKRMLAVRPDLHLLAETGGKNATIVTAMADRDLAIKHVIQSAFGHGGQKCSATSLLLLEKEIFDDPAFRETFADAVESIPVGSAWDLSTKMGPLIGPPGQTLTRGMKTLEDDETWLVAPEHVVGQPNLFKPGVKWNLNPGGFAHLTELFGPVLGVMPFSRLEEAIDIVRSTGYGLTSGLESLDDREIELWKQSIHAGNLYINRSTTGAIVLRQPFGGVGLSAYGPGVKAGGPHYVLALMRIADVAPQAMDAAAIDDAAVDDTRDESYPSSALRDWLASLSAESFDAKFLHSLSQMVTDCHWAMETEFSLSHDTVRVLGQDNLRRYRPVVATTIRVEVVDSIRDALFAVIAAVSVGTPVTLSSDPGTPDAWSEWFDAIADYVPGLIEPIDETDSELASRIVSGDVKRLRRLSAISTGSESTAVCAEHFVTVIAEPVLAEASIECLRYLDEQSISHDYHRYGNLGRRGEEVRRSV; encoded by the coding sequence ATGGCCGATACCCCAGAAACCAACGATTCCAGCGACGTACGCCTAGCAATCCGATTGGCCGCCCAATTGTTGGCCGAGGCTTCAAAGCTGCAGACACCGCAGGAAAGACGCCAACAAGCCGAACTTGATCGGATGATCTGTCATAAGGCTGACAAGGCGACTCTGGTTGAGATGACGGACCAAGCCTTTCGGACTCACTCGCCGGCCCGCGTAGCGGACCAATTGACGCACCTATTGGATGTCCAAGGGATACCTCGCTTCTTTAGTCCCGTCGAACAAGCCATGTTGCTGGGGTTTCAGTCGTTTGGTGAGTACCTGCCGGGCGTTGCGGTGCCGATGGTCAAAGAAAAAATGCGGCGAGAAACCGCCAACGTGATCTTACCGGCCGAACCCGAACTTTTGACGCGTCACTTGCGGGCTCGCCAAAGTCAGGGTGTTGGCATGAACGTGAACCTGTTGGGCGAAGCGATTCTTGGCGAGGATGAGACTCGCAATCGAATGCGGCGCTGCATCGAAGCGATTCGTTTGCCCGACGTTCGATGTCTGTCTGTCAAAGTATCGACCATCGATAGCCAGATTTCGTCGATTAGCCGTCCTCATACGATCGCCAAAGTTTCTGATCGTTTGGAGACGTTGTATCGGACCGCCGATCGTGAAATCGATCCAGTTACCGGCGTGGGCAAATTCATCTACTTGGATATGGAAGAGTATCGTGATCTCTACCTGACCGCTGACATCCTTTGCGAAACGCTCGACCGACCAGGACTCGAGCAGACTCGCGCGGGCATCGCCCTGCAGGCTTACATTCCGGATTCGTACCCGGTGATGCAGCGATTGATCGGTTGGTCGCACGACCGGGTGGCCAAGGGAGGAACTCCACTGACGATCCGGTTGGTCAAAGGCGCGAACTTGGAACTCGAACGTGTCGAAGCGTCGATCGCCGGTTGTGCTCAGGCGACTTATTCCACGAAAGTGGAAACCGATGCGAATTACAAGCGGATGCTGCGTGAGCTGATTGACGCTGCCAAGGAAGGTGTTCTGCGTGTCGGGCTGGCGTCGCACAATTTGTTCGACGTTGCCCTTGGGTTGATCTGGGCCGATTCGATCAAGGACACCGATGCGATCCAAATCGAGATGCTCGAAGGGATGGCCAACCATCAGCGTCGTGCGATCAGTGAACATGCTGATAACATGTTGTTGTACGCCCCGGCGTGTCGACAAGACGAGTTCATCAACGCGATTGGCTATCTGATCCGTCGGCTGGACGAAAATACGGGACCGCAAAACTTTTTGCGACACACGTATCGGTTGAAACCCGATACGCCAGAGTTCGATTCGCTGGCATACGATTTCGAAAAATCGTATGCCATGATGACAACCGTTTCCTCGGCGCCGCGCCGAAACGTGGATCGTCACGAACCACCGCCCTGCCCTGCCCCGCTTGAATCCGGCATTTCGGAACATTGGTCGGCATACATTAACGAGCCTGATACGGACTGGGCTGTGCCAGCGAACTCCGTTTGGGCACAAGAGATTTTAGATCGCTGGATTGTTCGCTCCGGCGAAAACGCCACTGAGGTTGAACTTTGGATCGGTGATCAGAAAGTCGATCGTGACGAGTCATGTTTGCGAGAATCATTTGATCCATCACGCCCAGGTACGGTGGTTTGCCGCTACCAAGTGGCGCATCGATCGCAAGTCGAACAAGCCGTCGAGATCGCTTTGGCCGATCGCAGTGATTGGAAGTCGACGGATCTTGCCAAGCGTCATCGTGTGCTTCGTGACGTGGCACAGTTGTTGCGCCAGCGACGGGGAGATTTGATCGGCGCGATGGTTGCCGACGGTGGTAAGACGGTGCTGGAATCGGATCCCGAAGTCAGCGAAGCGATCGACTTTTGCGAGTTCTATCCGCTGACAATGTTGGACTGGGCAAATCGTGAATCGCTCACGACTAGCCCGCGCGGTGTTGTAGCCGTGATCACGCCTTGGAACTTTCCCTTGGCGATTCCCTGCGGTGGCATCGCGGCTGCGATCGCGGCGGGCAACACGGTCATCTTGAAGCCCGCGTCGGAAACCGTATTGGTCGCTTCGCAAGTTTGCCAAGCATTTTGGGACGGTGGGGTTCCTCGCGACGTGCTGCAGATGATTCCGTGCGAAGACGTTGATGCGGAAGCCGGACTGGTGGCGAATCCGAAGGTCGATACGGTAATCTTGACGGGCGGCACGTCGACGGCGAAACGCATGTTGGCCGTGCGGCCCGACTTGCACTTATTGGCGGAAACCGGTGGCAAGAACGCGACGATCGTCACTGCAATGGCGGACCGTGACTTGGCGATCAAGCACGTCATTCAATCGGCGTTTGGACATGGTGGCCAGAAATGCAGTGCGACTTCGTTGCTGTTGCTCGAAAAAGAAATCTTCGACGATCCTGCGTTTCGTGAAACGTTCGCTGATGCCGTCGAGAGCATTCCCGTTGGATCAGCTTGGGACTTGTCCACGAAGATGGGGCCGTTGATTGGTCCGCCTGGCCAGACCCTCACACGCGGCATGAAAACGCTTGAGGACGACGAGACTTGGTTGGTCGCGCCTGAACATGTGGTCGGGCAGCCAAACCTCTTTAAGCCCGGCGTCAAATGGAATTTGAACCCCGGCGGCTTCGCGCACTTGACTGAGTTGTTTGGACCGGTCCTCGGTGTGATGCCGTTTTCGCGATTGGAAGAAGCGATCGATATCGTTCGCTCGACGGGATACGGATTGACCAGCGGACTGGAAAGTTTGGACGACCGCGAAATCGAATTGTGGAAGCAATCCATTCACGCCGGCAATCTGTACATCAACCGTTCAACGACCGGCGCGATCGTGCTAAGGCAACCGTTCGGGGGCGTTGGGCTTAGCGCTTACGGCCCAGGCGTGAAAGCGGGCGGTCCGCACTATGTTCTGGCCTTGATGCGAATCGCAGACGTTGCACCGCAGGCAATGGACGCTGCTGCGATCGATGATGCGGCGGTGGATGATACTCGCGACGAATCGTATCCTTCCAGCGCCTTGCGAGATTGGTTGGCGAGTTTGTCGGCCGAGTCCTTCGACGCGAAATTTCTGCACTCGCTATCGCAGATGGTCACGGACTGTCACTGGGCGATGGAAACTGAGTTTTCGCTTAGTCACGACACTGTCCGAGTGCTCGGACAAGACAATTTGCGTCGATACCGCCCCGTGGTTGCCACTACGATTCGCGTCGAAGTCGTTGACTCGATTCGCGATGCTCTGTTCGCCGTTATCGCTGCGGTTTCGGTTGGCACGCCGGTCACGTTGTCCAGCGATCCTGGCACGCCGGATGCGTGGAGCGAATGGTTCGATGCGATTGCCGACTATGTTCCTGGTTTGATTGAACCGATCGATGAAACCGATAGCGAGCTTGCATCACGAATCGTAAGTGGTGATGTCAAACGCTTGCGAAGACTGTCTGCGATTTCGACTGGCTCTGAATCCACCGCTGTGTGCGCCGAGCACTTTGTGACCGTGATTGCCGAACCCGTGTTGGCCGAAGCTTCGATCGAATGCTTGCGATATCTCGATGAGCAATCGATCTCGCATGACTACCACCGCTATGGAAACCTTGGACGACGAGGCGAGGAAGTTCGTCGGTCAGTGTGA
- the serC gene encoding 3-phosphoserine/phosphohydroxythreonine transaminase has translation MSATATTERVFNFSAGPAALPVSVLQEIQDELLCYPGAGASVMELSHRGKVFIQIMEEAEASIRSLFGISDDYAVLLLQGGAALQFSMIPCNLLRDSGKSASYLLTGAWGKKAIGEAKKEGTVDTIYSAADTGFDRVPKAGDYTVKDDSAYLYYCSNETIEGVQFQSEPECPTSVPLISDASSDFLSRPLDIDKYGLIYACAQKNAGPAGVTVVVIRRDLLEMGSDKLPGYLNYKNHADNDSMWNTPPTFPIYVLGKVAKWLSSDIGGLAAMEKLNHEKSNLLYQVIDKYPEFYLGHAQVDCRSKMNATFNLPSSGLLEAFVSEAGKNNLQNLKGHRSVGGIRASVYNAMPLEGAQALASFMDDFAAKNG, from the coding sequence ATGAGTGCCACCGCGACCACTGAGCGGGTCTTCAATTTTTCGGCCGGCCCCGCCGCCTTGCCCGTTTCGGTACTTCAGGAGATCCAAGACGAACTTCTGTGTTATCCCGGCGCCGGCGCGTCGGTGATGGAACTGAGCCACCGAGGCAAGGTCTTCATCCAGATCATGGAAGAAGCCGAAGCATCGATTCGCTCGCTGTTTGGCATTTCAGACGACTACGCTGTGCTGTTGCTACAAGGCGGCGCGGCGCTTCAGTTTTCGATGATTCCCTGCAACTTGCTTCGCGACAGCGGCAAGTCGGCTTCGTACCTGCTAACCGGTGCATGGGGTAAGAAAGCGATTGGCGAAGCCAAGAAAGAAGGCACGGTCGATACGATTTACTCGGCTGCCGATACAGGCTTTGACCGAGTACCCAAGGCCGGCGATTACACCGTCAAAGACGATTCGGCGTACCTGTATTACTGCAGCAACGAAACGATCGAAGGCGTTCAGTTTCAATCCGAACCCGAATGTCCAACCAGCGTGCCACTGATTAGTGACGCCTCGAGCGATTTTCTGTCTCGACCACTGGACATCGACAAGTACGGCCTGATTTACGCGTGTGCTCAAAAGAACGCCGGCCCGGCTGGCGTTACCGTCGTCGTGATCCGTCGCGATCTGTTGGAAATGGGCAGCGACAAGTTGCCCGGTTACCTGAACTACAAGAACCACGCCGATAACGACTCGATGTGGAACACGCCCCCGACATTCCCAATCTATGTACTGGGTAAAGTTGCAAAGTGGTTGTCCAGTGACATCGGTGGCTTGGCCGCGATGGAAAAGCTGAATCACGAGAAGTCAAACTTGCTGTACCAAGTCATCGACAAGTACCCCGAGTTTTACTTGGGCCATGCTCAGGTCGATTGCCGATCGAAGATGAACGCAACGTTCAATCTGCCCAGTAGTGGGTTGTTAGAAGCTTTTGTCAGCGAAGCCGGCAAAAACAATCTGCAGAACCTAAAGGGTCACCGCAGCGTCGGAGGCATCCGTGCCAGCGTCTACAACGCGATGCCGCTTGAAGGTGCCCAAGCACTGGCAAGCTTCATGGACGACTTTGCAGCCAAGAATGGTTAG
- a CDS encoding 3-phosphoglycerate dehydrogenase family protein, with amino-acid sequence MYKILTLNNISPLGLQRLPRDKYEIGSEISQPDGVLLRSFKMHDMDIPTSVKAIGRAGAGVNNIPVDEMTKRGVPVFNAPGANANAVKELVLAGLLMASRNIHGAMKFAAGIQGDDAAVSVAVEAGKKNFVGSELPSKTLGVIGLGAIGVRVANAALSLGMKVVGYDPLISVQSAWQLSSGVEKAVSLDSLFSQCDAITVHVPLIDATRGIVNADRLKMMPKGGIIVNLARGGICDDKAVLASLDSGHTAAYVIDFPTEALMKHAKVISFPHLGASTNEAEENCAVMVADSVSGFLQDGTVTNAVNFPEAFMPRNSGTRITIANANVPNMVGQISTILANAGLNIADLLNKSRGDIAYTIIDLDGDIDDQTLESLRGIKGVLSLRKLPPVA; translated from the coding sequence ATGTACAAGATCCTGACGCTCAACAACATTTCGCCCCTCGGTCTGCAACGTCTGCCTCGTGATAAATACGAGATCGGGTCCGAAATCAGTCAACCCGACGGCGTCCTACTGCGTTCGTTCAAAATGCACGACATGGACATCCCAACGTCCGTCAAAGCGATTGGTCGCGCCGGCGCCGGGGTGAACAACATCCCCGTCGACGAAATGACCAAGCGTGGCGTCCCCGTCTTTAACGCGCCGGGCGCGAACGCCAATGCAGTCAAAGAGCTGGTCCTGGCGGGCCTACTGATGGCGTCTCGCAACATCCATGGTGCGATGAAATTTGCAGCGGGAATCCAAGGCGACGATGCAGCCGTTTCGGTCGCGGTCGAAGCCGGCAAGAAGAACTTTGTCGGATCGGAATTGCCGTCCAAGACGCTCGGCGTGATCGGACTCGGCGCCATCGGTGTACGCGTCGCCAATGCTGCGTTGTCATTGGGCATGAAGGTCGTTGGTTACGACCCGCTGATCTCGGTCCAAAGCGCTTGGCAATTGTCCAGCGGAGTCGAAAAAGCAGTCAGTCTTGATAGCCTGTTTTCCCAATGCGATGCCATCACCGTTCACGTGCCACTGATCGATGCGACTCGCGGCATCGTCAATGCCGACCGATTGAAGATGATGCCCAAGGGTGGCATCATCGTGAACTTAGCACGTGGCGGAATCTGCGATGACAAGGCGGTTCTAGCGTCACTCGACTCCGGACACACAGCCGCTTATGTGATTGACTTCCCAACCGAAGCGCTGATGAAGCACGCCAAAGTGATTTCGTTTCCTCACCTGGGTGCATCGACCAACGAAGCTGAAGAAAATTGCGCCGTGATGGTGGCAGACAGCGTCAGTGGTTTCCTGCAGGACGGGACAGTGACCAATGCCGTCAACTTTCCCGAGGCTTTCATGCCACGAAATAGTGGCACACGGATCACGATCGCAAACGCAAACGTCCCTAACATGGTGGGTCAAATCTCAACAATTTTGGCCAATGCAGGATTGAATATCGCCGACCTATTGAACAAGTCTCGCGGTGACATCGCGTACACGATCATCGACCTAGACGGTGACATCGACGATCAAACGCTCGAGTCACTTCGAGGTATCAAAGGCGTGCTTTCGCTGCGAAAACTACCACCGGTCGCCTAA
- a CDS encoding DUF2726 domain-containing protein yields the protein MPAKVQQGWAKTLSGLMGRKQGPATPSVTISRDQFLQTDELEFFHRLVAAIGKRGIVCPKTRAIDVVRLTNASAHLKDAVRLNLKQINFLIIEPRSGVPICAIQTELIQNRRGRLQEDFLRNVLRSADLPLIRISITKMPSVGSIRDLLMPIIENRENELTQTSQMIHGPHDNAARQAGS from the coding sequence ATGCCTGCAAAGGTTCAACAAGGCTGGGCGAAAACGCTAAGTGGTCTCATGGGGCGCAAGCAAGGCCCAGCGACTCCTAGCGTAACGATCTCGCGCGACCAGTTTCTGCAGACCGATGAACTCGAGTTTTTTCACCGCTTGGTCGCCGCCATAGGAAAACGAGGCATTGTCTGCCCCAAGACGCGAGCCATCGATGTCGTTCGTTTGACAAATGCATCAGCGCACCTTAAAGATGCTGTGCGATTGAATCTAAAGCAGATCAACTTTCTTATCATCGAGCCACGATCTGGGGTTCCGATCTGCGCCATCCAAACAGAGCTAATCCAAAATCGCCGCGGACGACTACAAGAAGACTTCCTTCGCAACGTCCTCCGCTCGGCCGACCTGCCACTGATTCGAATCTCGATCACCAAGATGCCGTCGGTTGGATCGATTCGCGACCTGCTGATGCCGATCATCGAAAACCGAGAAAACGAACTCACCCAAACTTCGCAGATGATTCACGGCCCGCACGACAACGCCGCCCGCCAAGCAGGAAGCTAA
- the flhA gene encoding flagellar biosynthesis protein FlhA: MKYRDLVLPLGIIGCLVVILVPLPPALMDLLLAANITVGVIVLVTTIYISTPLEFSIFPSLLLATTLARLVLNVATTRLILTGADGKGMGAAGGVIQQFGEFVAGDRIEVGVIIFVIIVLIQFIVITKGATRISEVAARFALDGMPGRQMAIDADLNAGLIDEKQAQERREEVAGQADFYGAMDGASKFVRGDAVAGIVITVVNVIGGLYIGVMQAGMSITEAAALFTKLTIGDGLVSQVPALLISLAAGLLVTRSAKKASLPTQFLQQLFGNPKALFVAGGFLLLLIVTKLPAIPMATLGIGCIGLAVVMNRQTAQKGVDDAASAEAKRTAAAVPPEKRVEDFLAIDPMEISIGLGLLSLADPARGGDLMQRITGVRNAIATDIGVILPKVRVRDEMTLGQFEYEIRIQGNPIGGASVLPDRLLAIDSGHTTGVIDGEPTRDPTFGEPAVWIDPMRREQAAIYGYTTVEPGAVLATHLQEVARRHADELLSRDATKHLIDELREASPTVVDELVPGVMKVSDVQQVLHLLLREDVPIRQLGIIMETLGDFATRTKDPIWLCEYVRHRLARTISSRYRDEQGQLHVMALDPAMEDRIAAGIEHNDRGLFIRMSPTAIDSTCDKIQQGIKKLSTAGHPPLVLVSPKIRPGLRQMTASALPRLRVLSYNEITQDTKIESHGVITDL; encoded by the coding sequence ATGAAGTACCGAGACTTGGTGCTGCCACTTGGCATCATCGGTTGCTTGGTCGTCATCTTGGTACCGCTTCCACCGGCACTGATGGACTTGCTGTTGGCCGCCAATATCACGGTCGGAGTGATCGTGTTGGTGACCACCATCTACATCTCAACTCCACTTGAATTCAGCATTTTTCCATCGCTTTTGCTAGCGACCACGCTCGCCCGGTTGGTGCTTAATGTCGCGACGACCAGGCTGATTTTGACCGGCGCCGACGGCAAAGGCATGGGCGCCGCCGGTGGCGTGATCCAGCAATTCGGCGAATTTGTCGCGGGCGATCGCATCGAGGTCGGCGTGATCATCTTCGTCATCATTGTTTTGATTCAGTTCATCGTGATCACCAAGGGTGCAACTCGGATCAGCGAAGTGGCAGCCCGTTTCGCGTTGGACGGAATGCCCGGTCGACAAATGGCGATTGATGCCGACTTGAACGCCGGTCTGATCGACGAAAAACAAGCTCAAGAACGCCGCGAAGAAGTCGCTGGCCAAGCTGACTTCTATGGGGCCATGGACGGTGCTAGCAAATTCGTACGCGGTGACGCGGTCGCCGGTATCGTGATCACAGTCGTCAACGTGATTGGTGGACTGTACATCGGTGTGATGCAAGCCGGAATGAGCATCACTGAAGCAGCCGCCCTCTTTACAAAACTGACCATCGGTGACGGACTGGTCAGCCAAGTGCCCGCGCTGTTGATTTCGTTGGCGGCCGGTTTGCTAGTCACCAGAAGTGCCAAGAAGGCAAGCCTACCAACTCAGTTTCTGCAACAGTTGTTCGGCAATCCTAAGGCGTTGTTTGTTGCCGGCGGATTCTTATTGCTGTTGATCGTAACCAAGCTACCCGCGATCCCGATGGCTACTCTTGGCATTGGTTGTATCGGATTGGCCGTCGTCATGAATCGTCAAACGGCCCAAAAAGGCGTTGACGACGCCGCCAGCGCAGAAGCCAAACGAACGGCAGCAGCTGTACCGCCCGAAAAACGCGTTGAAGATTTCTTGGCGATCGACCCTATGGAAATCTCCATCGGTCTCGGCCTACTAAGCCTTGCCGACCCGGCCCGCGGCGGCGACCTGATGCAACGGATCACCGGCGTTCGAAACGCGATTGCGACCGACATTGGCGTCATTCTGCCAAAGGTACGCGTACGAGACGAAATGACACTGGGCCAATTCGAATACGAAATTCGCATTCAAGGGAATCCGATCGGCGGGGCGTCGGTACTGCCTGATCGACTGCTGGCAATCGACAGCGGACATACCACCGGCGTGATCGACGGCGAACCTACTCGCGACCCAACCTTTGGCGAGCCTGCGGTTTGGATTGACCCGATGCGGCGCGAACAAGCCGCAATCTACGGTTACACAACGGTCGAACCGGGAGCTGTTCTAGCGACTCATTTACAAGAAGTTGCCCGCCGCCACGCCGACGAACTGCTCTCGAGAGATGCAACCAAACACTTGATCGACGAACTACGCGAAGCATCCCCCACCGTCGTGGACGAACTGGTCCCCGGCGTGATGAAAGTCAGCGATGTTCAACAAGTTCTACATCTGTTGCTGCGTGAAGACGTCCCCATTCGTCAACTTGGCATCATCATGGAAACGCTTGGCGACTTTGCCACACGAACCAAAGATCCAATTTGGCTTTGCGAGTACGTTCGCCACCGCTTGGCACGCACGATCAGTTCGCGTTATCGCGACGAACAGGGCCAACTGCACGTGATGGCGCTCGACCCAGCCATGGAAGACCGTATCGCAGCAGGCATCGAACACAATGATCGCGGATTATTTATCCGAATGAGCCCAACAGCGATCGACTCGACTTGCGACAAGATCCAACAAGGGATTAAGAAACTATCAACCGCGGGTCATCCACCGTTGGTTTTGGTCAGTCCGAAAATTCGGCCAGGTCTTCGACAAATGACCGCGTCGGCATTGCCGCGACTAAGAGTCCTTTCGTACAACGAAATTACCCAAGACACAAAAATCGAATCTCACGGCGTGATCACAGATCTGTAG
- the flhF gene encoding flagellar biosynthesis protein FlhF: protein MHIRTFRAASLQDALEQIRHQMGPDASVLHTRQVRDGWMGWLGRTYVEVTAGLRDGESAAAKAGNPADAIDSRHASTNHPHPPRNTPSHGNSASPIRIADHAYDFSDAAARNDRGREGYLSNSASLPISLQSYREELISAGVGSSTADRWLTATASFAAGLGDAPGGQFVSGTPWMEHLQRTIGRELRIGSPILTQPGDRRIVALVGPTGVGKTTTVAKLAAGFRIEARRRVGLLTIDTFRIAAVQQLKAYAEIMDLPMEVVENESQMQPALDRLGDVDLVLIDTAGRSPRSDARIDQLVGMLHSAQPDETHLVLSSNSSASVIRSTLDGFAPVQPTSAILTKLDETPHTAGVLSAIAASDRFAGIPLSYVTNGQQVPDDIAIAEPEYLLSRLLPARMTLSQIEAA from the coding sequence ATGCACATTCGCACCTTTCGAGCAGCCAGCTTGCAAGACGCCTTGGAACAGATCCGTCACCAGATGGGACCGGACGCATCGGTGCTGCACACGCGGCAAGTGCGAGACGGTTGGATGGGCTGGCTCGGGCGCACTTATGTTGAAGTCACGGCCGGACTGCGTGACGGCGAATCAGCCGCTGCCAAAGCAGGCAACCCCGCCGATGCGATCGATTCGCGGCACGCCTCGACCAACCATCCGCACCCACCGCGAAACACACCATCACACGGCAACTCGGCTAGTCCGATTCGCATCGCCGACCACGCCTACGACTTTAGCGACGCAGCGGCGAGAAACGACCGGGGCAGGGAAGGGTACTTGTCAAATTCAGCGTCACTTCCAATTTCGCTGCAATCGTATCGCGAGGAACTGATCAGCGCGGGTGTCGGATCTTCAACGGCAGACCGATGGCTAACCGCAACCGCCAGCTTTGCAGCCGGACTTGGCGATGCACCGGGCGGCCAATTCGTTTCGGGCACGCCATGGATGGAACACCTTCAGCGGACAATCGGACGCGAACTACGAATCGGCAGCCCGATTCTGACCCAACCTGGCGACCGCCGAATCGTTGCTCTCGTTGGACCGACTGGCGTTGGCAAAACCACCACCGTCGCCAAGTTGGCGGCTGGTTTTCGAATCGAAGCACGCCGGCGAGTCGGTTTGCTGACGATCGACACATTCCGAATCGCAGCAGTCCAGCAACTAAAGGCTTACGCCGAGATCATGGACCTACCGATGGAAGTCGTCGAAAACGAAAGCCAGATGCAACCGGCATTGGACCGACTCGGCGATGTTGACTTGGTCCTGATTGACACTGCTGGACGAAGTCCCCGCAGCGACGCGAGAATCGACCAATTGGTCGGCATGCTTCACAGCGCACAACCCGACGAAACTCACTTGGTGCTTAGCAGCAACAGCTCCGCCAGCGTGATCCGATCAACGCTTGATGGGTTTGCACCAGTCCAACCGACCTCGGCCATTCTAACCAAGCTTGACGAGACGCCGCACACCGCAGGCGTGTTGTCGGCAATTGCAGCGAGCGATCGCTTCGCCGGCATACCGCTTAGCTACGTCACCAACGGACAACAAGTCCCCGACGATATCGCCATCGCCGAACCGGAATACTTGTTGTCACGGTTGCTGCCGGCGCGAATGACATTATCGCAAATCGAAGCGGCCTAA
- a CDS encoding FliA/WhiG family RNA polymerase sigma factor — translation MAATATADDEILQVWQEFKKLEKDAHDYEDLRNRLVERYMPLVRYNGERIWQRLPDGVELDDLISAGIFGLMDAIDAYDMERGVKFETYCVPRIRGAMLDELRTMDWVPRLVRSKASKLAAAKKALETKHGRAPTVIELSEHMELPVAEIEKMQSDANAVGVVSLNKKWYETDSYKDVREIDVLEDKKGEDPTRRVQKNDLMRLVTKGLNRNERLIIILYYYEELTMKEIGATLDLSESRVSQMHTSIVNRLQQQLGYRRLEFGA, via the coding sequence ATGGCAGCGACAGCCACAGCCGACGACGAGATCCTGCAAGTCTGGCAAGAATTCAAAAAGCTGGAAAAGGATGCTCACGACTACGAAGACCTCCGAAACCGGTTGGTTGAGCGTTACATGCCATTGGTCCGCTATAACGGCGAACGAATCTGGCAACGTCTCCCCGATGGTGTCGAACTCGACGACCTTATCAGCGCCGGCATTTTCGGCTTGATGGACGCCATCGACGCGTACGACATGGAACGTGGTGTTAAGTTTGAAACCTACTGTGTCCCACGGATTCGTGGTGCCATGTTGGACGAACTTCGCACCATGGACTGGGTACCGCGACTTGTTCGCAGCAAAGCCAGCAAACTGGCCGCCGCGAAGAAGGCACTCGAAACCAAACACGGTCGCGCTCCGACCGTCATCGAGCTGTCCGAACACATGGAACTGCCGGTCGCCGAGATCGAAAAAATGCAGTCTGACGCTAACGCTGTTGGCGTCGTATCGCTTAACAAGAAGTGGTACGAAACGGACAGCTATAAGGACGTTCGCGAAATCGACGTGCTAGAGGACAAGAAGGGCGAAGACCCAACTCGTCGCGTGCAGAAGAACGACCTGATGCGATTGGTCACCAAGGGACTCAATCGCAACGAACGGTTGATCATCATTCTGTATTACTACGAAGAATTGACGATGAAAGAAATCGGCGCTACGCTCGATCTTTCGGAATCACGCGTCAGCCAGATGCACACTTCCATCGTTAACCGATTGCAACAACAACTTGGCTATCGACGACTAGAATTTGGCGCCTAG